In one window of Tellurirhabdus rosea DNA:
- a CDS encoding Gfo/Idh/MocA family protein, producing the protein MPTSRRTFLQQSSQLAAAGALLPLDLAASAQPRPASAADTLNVALIGANSMGWANLSSMLRHPGVRCAALCDVDGNVLSRRAAEVEKLNPAGSPKATLYGDFRKLLENKDIDAVIVGTPDHWHCLPTVMACQAGKDVYVEKPMANSIEECNLMVAAAKKHGRIVQVGQWQRSGPHWKAAIDFVRSGKLGTLRTVKTWAFMPYGKNFPVKPDEPAPPGVDYEMWLGPAPKRPFNRNRFHGSFRYFWDYAGGLMTDWGAHMIDMALWGLNVTAPQSVAAMGGRYGFPDHAGETPDTMQVLYQYPNVTVQWEQAIGIGRGPFNREHGVAFIGNLGTLVVDRDGWELLPEVDGGQYLTPALPPQRRNGNDLDRHTLNFVECIRSRQQPNASAEIGRNVAVHAQLGNMAYRLGRKLVWNDAANTVVDDAKANELVRAKYRGPWQLPVV; encoded by the coding sequence ATGCCGACCTCTCGCCGAACCTTCCTGCAACAATCCTCCCAACTCGCCGCCGCCGGAGCTCTGCTGCCCCTCGACCTGGCGGCCAGCGCCCAACCCCGCCCGGCTTCGGCCGCCGACACGCTGAACGTCGCCCTGATTGGTGCCAACAGCATGGGCTGGGCCAATCTGTCGAGCATGCTCCGGCATCCCGGCGTCCGCTGCGCCGCGCTCTGCGATGTAGATGGGAACGTGCTCAGCAGACGCGCCGCCGAGGTCGAAAAACTCAACCCGGCGGGCAGTCCCAAAGCGACGCTGTACGGCGATTTTCGGAAATTACTGGAGAACAAAGACATTGACGCCGTTATTGTCGGCACCCCCGACCACTGGCATTGCCTGCCGACGGTGATGGCCTGCCAGGCCGGGAAAGATGTGTACGTGGAAAAGCCGATGGCCAATTCCATTGAGGAATGCAACCTGATGGTCGCCGCTGCCAAAAAACACGGGCGCATCGTGCAGGTCGGGCAATGGCAGCGCAGCGGTCCGCACTGGAAAGCGGCCATCGACTTTGTCAGATCCGGCAAACTGGGCACCCTCCGGACGGTCAAAACCTGGGCGTTTATGCCCTACGGCAAGAATTTTCCGGTGAAGCCGGACGAACCCGCTCCGCCCGGGGTGGACTACGAAATGTGGCTCGGCCCCGCTCCGAAACGGCCGTTCAACCGGAACCGTTTTCATGGCAGCTTCCGGTATTTCTGGGATTATGCCGGGGGGCTGATGACTGACTGGGGCGCGCACATGATCGACATGGCGCTCTGGGGACTGAACGTCACAGCCCCGCAGTCGGTAGCGGCGATGGGCGGCCGTTACGGCTTTCCGGACCATGCGGGCGAAACGCCGGACACCATGCAGGTGCTTTACCAGTACCCGAACGTGACGGTGCAGTGGGAACAGGCCATCGGCATTGGCCGGGGACCGTTCAACCGGGAGCATGGCGTCGCTTTTATCGGCAATCTGGGTACGCTGGTCGTTGACCGCGACGGCTGGGAACTGCTGCCGGAGGTCGATGGTGGGCAGTACCTCACACCTGCCCTGCCGCCCCAGCGCCGCAACGGCAACGACCTCGACCGCCACACGCTCAACTTCGTGGAGTGCATCCGCAGCCGTCAGCAGCCAAACGCCTCGGCGGAAATCGGCCGGAATGTAGCGGTTCACGCCCAGCTCGGCAACATGGCGTACCGGCTGGGACGCAAACTGGTCTGGAACGACGCGGCCAATACTGTGGTCGACGATGCGAAAGCGAACGAACTGGTCCGGGCCAAATACCGCGGGCCGTGGCAGTTGCCGGTGGTGTAA
- a CDS encoding glycoside hydrolase family 26 protein produces MRIQLTLPRLALLTGLLLTGAAFAKPRPKLTDARATPETRALYRNLHKLSGKGILFGHQHATEYGHGWTGEADRSDVKSVVGSHPAVIGVDFSGLSGRPAPVVERTKTQLRNNIAATYDRGGVTTVAWHFTNPVTEQTGFYWKDSVSAPAVKNLIPGGSHHEKYKEILRTVGEFALSVKGKDGKVVPMIFRPYHEFDGGWFWWGRPHCTREDFVTLWRFTVGYLRDTVGVHNFIYAFSPDCLFKTEAEFLDRYPGDEWVDLVGMDNYADFGRNGHYNVEAGVQKLKVVSDYARKAGKLAAFTETGLESIPAESWWTETLLKTLRREDLKLAYVLVWRNDTRSPTHFYAPYPGHSSVPDFQRFYQDPYTLFETDLPKLYKEKRWGIF; encoded by the coding sequence ATGAGAATACAATTAACCTTACCACGCCTTGCCCTGCTGACGGGCCTTTTGCTGACCGGGGCCGCTTTTGCCAAACCCCGGCCTAAACTGACTGATGCGCGGGCGACCCCCGAAACCCGGGCGCTGTACCGCAACCTGCACAAACTGTCCGGAAAAGGCATTCTGTTCGGCCACCAGCACGCCACCGAATACGGCCACGGCTGGACCGGCGAGGCCGACCGCTCGGATGTGAAATCGGTCGTCGGGTCGCACCCGGCCGTGATCGGCGTCGATTTCAGCGGGCTTTCCGGGCGACCGGCACCCGTGGTTGAACGGACTAAAACGCAGCTCCGGAACAACATTGCGGCAACCTACGACCGCGGCGGGGTCACGACGGTAGCCTGGCATTTTACCAACCCGGTTACCGAGCAGACGGGCTTTTACTGGAAAGATTCCGTCTCGGCTCCGGCCGTAAAAAACCTCATTCCGGGCGGGTCGCACCACGAGAAATACAAGGAAATCCTGCGGACGGTGGGCGAGTTTGCGCTTTCGGTGAAAGGGAAGGACGGTAAGGTGGTGCCGATGATTTTCCGGCCCTACCACGAGTTCGACGGCGGCTGGTTCTGGTGGGGCCGTCCGCACTGCACCCGCGAAGATTTTGTGACGCTCTGGCGGTTTACGGTGGGCTACCTGCGCGACACGGTCGGCGTACACAACTTCATTTACGCCTTCTCCCCGGACTGCCTGTTCAAAACGGAGGCCGAATTTCTGGACCGCTACCCCGGCGACGAGTGGGTCGATCTGGTGGGCATGGACAATTACGCGGACTTTGGCCGCAACGGGCACTACAACGTCGAAGCGGGCGTGCAGAAGCTGAAAGTCGTGTCGGACTACGCCCGTAAAGCCGGTAAACTGGCCGCGTTTACCGAGACCGGCCTCGAATCCATTCCGGCCGAAAGCTGGTGGACCGAAACCCTGCTGAAGACGCTCCGCCGCGAAGACCTGAAACTGGCCTACGTGCTGGTCTGGCGCAATGATACCCGCAGCCCGACGCATTTCTACGCCCCATATCCGGGCCACAGCAGCGTTCCGGATTTCCAGCGCTTCTACCAGGACCCCTACACGCTCTTTGAAACGGATTTGCCGAAGCTCTACAAAGAGAAACGCTGGGGAATTTTCTGA